In Vigna unguiculata cultivar IT97K-499-35 chromosome 3, ASM411807v1, whole genome shotgun sequence, a single genomic region encodes these proteins:
- the LOC114176983 gene encoding two-component response regulator ARR17-like isoform X2 — MDSNTLVSWPRMSENIEAFPLSPNKSEEVHVLAVDDSLVDRKVIERLLKVLACKVTAVDSGLRALQLLGLLDEPKIPSETNGFEGLKVDLIITDYCMPGMTGYELLKKIKESSTFKETPVVIMSSENVLPRIDRCLEEGAEDFIVKPVKLSDVKRLKDYMTTKEAKVEGRDREREGILKRKLSDTSDVSSSSPPSISSSSSPSVIDSPIRRLKMTSTD, encoded by the exons ATGGACTCCAACACTCTCGTTTCATGGCCCAGGATGTCAGAAAACATCGAGGCTTTTCCTCTCTCACCCAACAAATCCGAAGAGGTTCATGTTTTAGCAGTTGATGACAGCCTCGTTGATCGCAAAGTCATCGAACGCTTGCTCAAAGTCTTAGCTTGCAAAG TTACTGCTGTGGATAGTGGGCTCAGAGCACTGCAATTGCTTGGACTACTGGATGAGCCGAAAATTCCCTCTGAAACTAATGGTTTTGAA GGTTTAAAGGTGGATCTAATTATCACAGACTACTGCATGCCTGGAATGACAGGTTACGAGTTACTGAAGAAAATCAAG GAATCGTCCACTTTCAAGGAAACTCCAGTGGTGATTATGTCCTCTGAAAACGTTTTGCCACGCATAGACAG ATGTTTGGAGGAGGGTGCAGAGGATTTCATAGTTAAGCCAGTGAAGTTATCAGACGTGAAGCGTTTGAAGGATTACATGACAACAAAGGAGGCTAAGGTTGAAGGCCGAGACAGGGAAAGGGAAGGGATCCTCAAAAGGAAGCTCTCGGACACTTCCGATGtgtcatcatcatcaccacCGTCTATTTCCTCATCATCTTCACCCTCAGTGATTGACTCACCAATCAGACGACTTAAAATGACCAGCACTGAttga
- the LOC114176983 gene encoding two-component response regulator ARR17-like isoform X1 — MDSNTLVSWPRMSENIEAFPLSPNKSEEVHVLAVDDSLVDRKVIERLLKVLACKVTAVDSGLRALQLLGLLDEPKIPSETNGFEQGLKVDLIITDYCMPGMTGYELLKKIKESSTFKETPVVIMSSENVLPRIDRCLEEGAEDFIVKPVKLSDVKRLKDYMTTKEAKVEGRDREREGILKRKLSDTSDVSSSSPPSISSSSSPSVIDSPIRRLKMTSTD; from the exons ATGGACTCCAACACTCTCGTTTCATGGCCCAGGATGTCAGAAAACATCGAGGCTTTTCCTCTCTCACCCAACAAATCCGAAGAGGTTCATGTTTTAGCAGTTGATGACAGCCTCGTTGATCGCAAAGTCATCGAACGCTTGCTCAAAGTCTTAGCTTGCAAAG TTACTGCTGTGGATAGTGGGCTCAGAGCACTGCAATTGCTTGGACTACTGGATGAGCCGAAAATTCCCTCTGAAACTAATGGTTTTGAA caGGGTTTAAAGGTGGATCTAATTATCACAGACTACTGCATGCCTGGAATGACAGGTTACGAGTTACTGAAGAAAATCAAG GAATCGTCCACTTTCAAGGAAACTCCAGTGGTGATTATGTCCTCTGAAAACGTTTTGCCACGCATAGACAG ATGTTTGGAGGAGGGTGCAGAGGATTTCATAGTTAAGCCAGTGAAGTTATCAGACGTGAAGCGTTTGAAGGATTACATGACAACAAAGGAGGCTAAGGTTGAAGGCCGAGACAGGGAAAGGGAAGGGATCCTCAAAAGGAAGCTCTCGGACACTTCCGATGtgtcatcatcatcaccacCGTCTATTTCCTCATCATCTTCACCCTCAGTGATTGACTCACCAATCAGACGACTTAAAATGACCAGCACTGAttga